Below is a window of Anabas testudineus chromosome 10, fAnaTes1.2, whole genome shotgun sequence DNA.
ACCCAAAGCCTGCCATCAAAATGTCCCTACAGCACTACATAGCAAGCGAATCCCCTCACCATAGGGTCCAGCCACACAGCACACAGGTTCTGTTGGTGTACACCACATGCACTTTTATTGAGAATGAAGTGAAACATAACTGAAAATAGTGATATGGTCTGATGAGTCCTTGATCTCCTGAATCCTTCAGCAAAGTGCATGTGTGGTGTAAGAGTGCAGAGAAAGTGGATAGTTTCATAACTGAACCTCAGGCTTAATATCATAGATACAAGAATGATCAAACATCAAAAGGGGAGTGTTATATTAACTCTACAAGGATGTTGAAGAAATGCAGGTAGTAACGACTTTACTAAATGAGATGGATACTCTTGACGACAgcataaatgaaatgtaaaccaatatatatttatttttataaatatataaataaaaataaaaaaagaaaacagagaaaccagGAGATGATTGACTTTATCATGTCAACTGAATTGACATAATTGAATCATGTTAGTtgaaagcaaatattttaaGTCGGATAATTCAGTTGTGTCGATTCTGTTGATGAGGTAAAATCAACTATGTCCTGGTCTCGTTATTTTAGTGTAGAGGTGTTTTTACATATTAACTCCACTGTTAGGAGAATCAGGTCCAGACTTGTGTGGAGTTGTGCTTCCTCACATGTAGCACACAGCAGGAAACTCCGGCTCAGCTTTGTTCTCAATTGGGGAGAAACTCAGTTTGATTTCAGCATGATGCAGGACGCCTGGTAAAGACGTGCAGGATTCACGATGAGACTCTGAAATTATCCAGATTTTGTTTTAGTGAGATAAAGTCTAGGTAACCCAGACTCGGGTAATGTCTACATACAGAATTCAGTGCAAagcagttttagttttgctAAAAAACGGAATATCTGGTAGGTCTGTGTCAGGAATGGAAATTGACCATTGGCAATAAGGGAACAGAGATTACCTATCTAAATGTTGTTAACCCCGTGAGGGATGGTTCCCTGTGAGGGGGGTGTGAGGAGCTGATATACAGTGTGTGAGGGAAGGCAAACCCTGCAGAGCAGCTGAGCTCTCAGGGAAACCAGCTGTTCTGCAAACTGTGTGCAGAGggtgtttgaattcattttagATTGTGTATGTGAACTCAGCAGGCAGCTGTGCTGTGGGTGAATCTTCACTGTTGTAGGAATACCAGCTTGAAGCAGCTCAGTGTTAATGTTCCACTCACATTAAGAGGTAattgttgttgtaaaatgtcagatgtgAATGAGTCGCTGACTAACGTCACCAGTCAACAGCAATATCAAGGGTTACTAGAAAGAGCGATGTTCTCTACTCTGACCTCGGTGCcgtgctgtgtgtttctgttcatcaaTGGAACCATGTTGTTGACCTTAAGGAGTAAAGCAGTGTTTCGTGACACCTGTCGTTACATTCTTCTGTATAACCTCCTTTTTGCAGACACTGTACAGATGGCTCTGAGCCAGGTGTTGTATGTAATCGCTGCGTGTAGAATAAGGCTGACGTATCCTATGTGTGGTGTTCTCACTATGTTTGCCAGTCTCACAAATGACATCTCCCCTCTCACGCTGGTGGCGATGTCTCTGGAGAGATATGTAGCTGTGTGCCACCCACTGAGGCACGCCACCGTCGTCACCATCAGAAGGACAGGAGTGGCCATCGTTGTAGTTTGGGCCTTCAGTTCACTGAACGTTCTCACTCGAGTTCTGCTGCTCTTACAGTTTCCTTTTGAAGACCTAAAGAGCCTGCTAATGAAGGAGTTCTGCTCTGATGTAGCTATGCTTCTTGGATCTGTGTCTAATGACTATACTACAGTCTACACTTGTGTTCTGTTCCTATCAGCCGGTGTGGTAGTCACTTCCTCCTATATTGGTGTGATGGTAGCAGCCAGGTCGGCCTCCACAGACAAAGCTTCAGTTTGGAAGGCTCgtaacacactgctgctgcatctAATACAGCTGGGCCTCAGTCTCTCCTCCACCATTTACAACCCGATGCTTACAGCTCTTTCCAAAATTGTAGCAGCGATAACATTTGTTCGTGTCAGCATAGTTTTGtacgtgtgtttgtgcatcttcCCCAGATGCTTGAGTTCTCTCATCTATGGTGTCAGAGACCAGACGGTTCGACCTGTGCTCATGCATCATCTCCACTGTCCCAGCTGTCACTAAGGTCTCACCCTGATTTCATGCTACAGATCAACATTTTAATAGATGCATATGTCAGTTTTCAAGCTTTCAAGCACCccttgtgtgtatgtatattttgtatttgtgtgtcttaGTGAAGTAGTGATTGAAATATTATGATTCATTGACCCacttgttcatttattcattgtGGAGAGTTCGGCTTTAACTCTTCTCTGGTAGAGCAACTTGTGTGTTCAGTGTACAGACAAAACAAGTGATCTCActaagattttaaaatattaatattactttaGTTTACCGtaacactttcatttttatgttgaaATTCTAAATAAGTAGCTACAATGTGCTGTTTGTTATTGTGGAGAAAACTTTCCAGATATTATTTGATATAattcaaacttgtttttttgAGGAATAACTACACTAAACATTGGACTATTTGTGATTCTGACAGACAGTACTAGCTACATGtaacagctctttctagagtTCTGTCACAGGGGGCCGGCTGAGATTTGTTATCATCATGCATAACACATGCAGCCTCATTCGGTATGACTTGGAAACTAACACAcatctgtatttgtgtatcATCTATATCTACAAAGACAattgtgtatgtttatttaaaaaagtaggtttgatataaataaagttgttaGAGGTCCTGCAAGTAATGAGAAGGAAATCCAGTTCCTGTGACTCAACCTCCAGATagcttcacctggatgactgatgTAAGTAAATGCCATTAAAGGTCGTCTGAAGTTGGACGTCTTTGCTATTCATTAAAACTCGTCGTCTCATTGTTGGCTTTGTGCTCTGGTAATTGTCTGACTACTTCCTAAATCATTCCTCATACATCTTTCTTGAATTGCAACAAAGATATTATGTGTTGGCATCTGTCCTATATAatgtcatatcatatcatatcatatcatatcatatcatatcatatcatatcatatcatatcatatcatattatatCATATCATGTCATATAAGGTACCACTTCTTgtacaataatataattaaactgtatatatttatattttggtttATGTAACCAAAAATGATGGTCAAAAGGTTAAAGAATATATCTCAGGTAGCAATAAAAACTctgtataaatgaataaaatcagcttccacaaattttaaataattcactCGAACCCTTGTGACTACTGAAAAATGCTCAAATGCTCTGCTTCAGTGACACCTGCTGGTTTCACCTGCCTCCTTCATCATGAGGagttttttcagctgtgtgcCACCAAGAGACCGAAAGGCTGTAACTGTTAAGACAAATCTCCATCACAGAAATCATCAATTAGGGTCATAGCATTAATAATGCAACAATTTACTTAGACCTTTGGTACATCACAAAACATGGCAACCAGTGTTTTATGATATATTATTTGTTATGTGTCCTTCCTAGTTCTGACACCAAAACGACCTCATTTATCTAACTTGCTAATGTTGACATTCTTAATAACCTGTGACATGATCATATCACATGTTAGTTAATTCCTGTagtaaaaccataaaacaaatagaaaaacacaaatgttatgtttcttatattttcttttcagggCATTACTCTCAGTACTCTTTTTAAAGCTTTATAGAAAGTTCAAGTGCAAATACAAGTACAAACACTATACTGACTATACTGTGCAATAGTATAATGTACAGGTTATAAAAGAGGCATTAGATGTATGtacatacaaatatacacattgaaaattaaaataaaataataacataaacttGGATATGGAGGGTGGTTCCCTTAAATGTAGCAGTGAGACgcatgattaaataaaaacattcaaaatagAATTAAATGCTGGatttcctgtttccactgtCAGAAACTAtcagaaataaactgaacatttatttttcatttattcattaaacaGGGAAAAGCGTGTTTACGTCGGCAGCAGCGGCACAGCGTCGTGACGTATGAAAGTGCGTGGTGACGCTCGCTGGTCGACAGTTTTCCCTCCTCGCTGACACAAAGCTATCCGGCTCTGTCGAGGAGAAGCTAAACTCATTTGTCTCCCTCAACTTTTTGGACTCCAGCGCTTTAAGACCGTGGGAAGACGACCGCAGAGGAAACCATAGACATATACGCGCTGTTAAAGGTACATGTTtatgaaaataacatttattatttgtctgtgttgttgttgttttgctaaCGCTTACCTACGTAGCAACGCTAAGTGGTTAGCGGGAGAGCTAGCTTGCTAACATTAGCCTGACGCACATAGTAAACTTGAACTGTCTGCAGCACATATATGTCCAAATATCCGCGAGACTTTAGATTAATCTAAAGGCTGGTGTTGTTCTTTATCTAGGAAGAGTTGATTTGTTGAACGTGTTCTTTCTGCGGTTAATCCACTGAGCTAACATGCTGTTAGCTAAAGCGGAAATTATGCTATATGTAGGTTGCTGTTCGCTGTGTTGATTTTCGGTTTATAACTGGTCTCATCTGGCTCTGACTCGTTACCGGACGGACTCGGTTCCTAACCGGTTTATTCCTGCGGAACTGTTGGGGCTGCCgttaatgtcatgttttttagGTACCTGTTACTAACTGGTGACACAGCCCGGTGAGCTGCACGTGGACCGATGGTCGACTAGTGTTGTCTTCTGCAGTAACGTTGACGTTACTTACTATTCAAAGTAACACTCAAAGCCTGAGCTCAGGACAGGGGATCCTTTCGAAAACAGGGTTCACACGAACACCGGAAGCTATTTAGCTGCTCAGTGCACGTTCACACATGAGCTGGGCTCTAACATAGAAACATGTACTTAAgttacttactttactttgaCTGCACTAGTAATTTACTGGAGTGTTTCTCCAGAAAGTATCCTTACTTTCTAGTgtaaatataacacacacacacacacacacacatatatatattatattatattattcagGCAAATCACGTGATAGGCttctaaaatactaaaacaataTTTTCTGGCTATGAAACTACTGAGAATGATTTGGAAAATACTGTTGTCATCAAATTCTAAACTAAACCAATAAACTGGCTAAATAATTTAATGTGGATTAAACCTTTCCTTGACAGCATGTTGTGGCCAGAGTTGTTTGCTGAAGAATTGCAGCTGTTTAAAAAGTTGATCATTTGGACCTTTTTGATTCTCTCAACAGAAGACTTATGTGGTCCTGCTAGCACTGCAACATGTTCAACAAGTCATTTGGTACTCCCTTCGGTGGAGGAACAGGAGGGTTTGGCACCTCAT
It encodes the following:
- the LOC113160987 gene encoding odorant receptor 131-2-like, which produces MSDVNESLTNVTSQQQYQGLLERAMFSTLTSVPCCVFLFINGTMLLTLRSKAVFRDTCRYILLYNLLFADTVQMALSQVLYVIAACRIRLTYPMCGVLTMFASLTNDISPLTLVAMSLERYVAVCHPLRHATVVTIRRTGVAIVVVWAFSSLNVLTRVLLLLQFPFEDLKSLLMKEFCSDVAMLLGSVSNDYTTVYTCVLFLSAGVVVTSSYIGVMVAARSASTDKASVWKARNTLLLHLIQLGLSLSSTIYNPMLTALSKIVAAITFVRVSIVLYVCLCIFPRCLSSLIYGVRDQTVRPVLMHHLHCPSCH